In the genome of Streptomyces pactum, one region contains:
- a CDS encoding calcium-binding protein, with protein sequence MRMNRITATAALALSLGGALLTTPAARADTAPAAATATIVHSDGAVWYQAAAGQVNRLTVTTTDIDADPSEFGSDYLITFEDAAGMAIDASAAEWADCAYPTAGDHTVVRCVVAAPLGSDDSTAYEVDLGDGDDTATVVSDSGAIAAVHGGTGDDTLKGNGQVQYNGGAGDDRIDGSDGLGADGGDDNDVITGACQYECRGGAGDDTVTGTGEQNALFGDDGNDILRAGGDNDQVYGGRGNDTLYGEDGDDTMYGNSGNDVLYGGKGRDTLSGGPGTNKVYQD encoded by the coding sequence ATGCGCATGAACCGGATCACGGCCACCGCCGCCCTCGCCCTCTCCCTCGGCGGGGCCCTGCTCACCACCCCCGCGGCCCGGGCGGACACCGCCCCCGCGGCGGCCACCGCCACGATCGTCCACAGCGACGGCGCGGTCTGGTACCAGGCCGCCGCCGGGCAGGTGAACCGCCTGACGGTCACCACCACGGACATCGACGCCGACCCGTCCGAGTTCGGGTCCGACTACCTGATCACGTTCGAGGACGCCGCCGGCATGGCCATCGACGCGTCCGCGGCCGAGTGGGCCGACTGCGCGTACCCGACGGCCGGCGACCACACGGTCGTCCGGTGCGTCGTCGCGGCGCCCCTGGGCTCGGACGACTCCACGGCCTACGAGGTCGACCTCGGCGACGGCGACGACACGGCCACCGTCGTCTCCGACTCCGGCGCGATCGCGGCCGTCCACGGCGGCACGGGCGACGACACCCTCAAGGGCAACGGCCAGGTCCAGTACAACGGCGGGGCGGGCGACGACCGCATCGACGGCAGCGACGGCCTCGGCGCCGACGGCGGCGACGACAACGACGTCATCACCGGTGCCTGCCAGTACGAGTGCCGGGGCGGTGCCGGCGACGACACCGTCACCGGCACCGGTGAGCAGAACGCCCTCTTCGGTGACGACGGCAACGACATCCTCCGCGCCGGGGGCGACAACGACCAGGTCTACGGCGGCCGAGGCAACGACACCCTCTACGGCGAGGACGGTGACGACACCATGTACGGCAACAGCGGGAACGACGTGCTGTACGGCGGCAAGGGCCGGGACACCCTCTCCGGCGGACCGGGCACGAACAAGGTGTACCAGGACTGA
- a CDS encoding VOC family protein, whose amino-acid sequence MPRITPNLWFDTQSKEAAEFYCSVFPNSEITNITHYTEAGPREAGTVMTVDFVLDGQPYTAINGGPEFTFTEAVSLLIECDGQEEVDHYWEKLTADGGQEVQCGWLKDKYGLSWQVWPVQANALLGDPDKERAGRAMRAMLGQKKIDLAALRAAADGDR is encoded by the coding sequence ATGCCCCGGATCACGCCCAACCTCTGGTTCGACACCCAGAGCAAGGAGGCCGCAGAGTTCTACTGCTCGGTGTTCCCGAACTCGGAGATCACCAACATCACCCACTACACCGAGGCCGGGCCGCGGGAGGCCGGCACGGTGATGACCGTGGACTTCGTCCTCGACGGCCAGCCGTACACCGCGATCAACGGCGGCCCTGAGTTCACCTTCACCGAGGCGGTCTCCCTGCTCATCGAGTGCGACGGGCAGGAGGAGGTGGACCACTACTGGGAGAAGCTGACCGCCGACGGCGGCCAAGAGGTCCAGTGCGGCTGGCTCAAGGACAAGTACGGCCTGTCCTGGCAGGTGTGGCCGGTCCAGGCGAACGCCCTGCTGGGCGACCCGGACAAGGAGCGGGCCGGCCGCGCCATGCGTGCCATGCTCGGCCAGAAGAAGATCGACCTGGCCGCGCTGCGGGCGGCCGCCGACGGGGACCGGTAG
- a CDS encoding bleomycin resistance protein, giving the protein MSETTIPILPCRTLDPVLDFYRALGFEVTFRQRSPNPYAAVERGGIQLHFFAMKRYDPAGSYSTCYVRTDAVDALHRSFRAGLKAAYGRVPLRGLPRIGALTDTSYGMRQFLLTDPGGNCLRIGQPVGAGHHHRPAPAEPFARALHHAALLADSREDPAGAAKIIDRVLARDGERPASVTLLRLLVLRADVAERLGDPGTAVSALARAEALPLTAGEREEVRDTLVRLVELRGGDG; this is encoded by the coding sequence GTGAGTGAGACGACCATCCCGATCCTGCCGTGCCGGACCCTCGATCCGGTGCTCGACTTCTACCGGGCCCTCGGCTTCGAGGTCACGTTCCGGCAGCGGAGCCCCAACCCGTACGCCGCGGTGGAGCGGGGCGGCATCCAGCTCCACTTCTTCGCCATGAAGCGGTACGACCCCGCCGGGTCCTACAGCACCTGCTACGTGCGGACCGACGCCGTCGACGCGCTGCACCGGAGCTTCCGGGCGGGACTCAAGGCGGCGTACGGGAGGGTCCCGCTCCGCGGTCTGCCGAGGATCGGGGCGCTGACCGACACCTCGTACGGGATGCGGCAGTTCCTGCTGACCGACCCCGGCGGCAACTGCCTGCGGATCGGACAGCCGGTCGGCGCCGGACACCACCACCGGCCCGCGCCCGCGGAGCCGTTCGCCCGGGCGCTGCACCACGCCGCCCTGCTCGCCGACTCCAGGGAGGACCCGGCCGGGGCCGCGAAGATCATCGACCGGGTGCTGGCCCGGGACGGCGAGCGGCCGGCGTCCGTCACACTGCTGCGCCTGCTCGTCCTCCGCGCGGACGTCGCCGAGCGCCTCGGCGATCCGGGGACCGCCGTCTCGGCGCTGGCCCGGGCCGAGGCGCTCCCGCTCACCGCGGGTGAGCGGGAGGAGGTCCGCGACACCCTCGTGCGCCTCGTGGAGCTTCGGGGCGGGGACGGGTGA
- a CDS encoding YigZ family protein — MQERYRTVAREGVHEIEINKSRFICALAPAATEQLAQEFLRRVRAEHPTATHNCFAYVIGADGAVQKAGDDGEPGGTAGVPMLQMLLRRDVRYVAAVVTRYYGGVKLGAGGLIRAYGGVVGEALDVVGTVVRQRFRLATVTIDHQRAGKLENDLRATGRAVREVRYAEAVTIEVGLPEADVDAFRAWLADVTAGAAGLELGGEAYGDA; from the coding sequence ATGCAGGAGCGCTACCGGACCGTCGCTCGTGAGGGCGTGCACGAGATCGAGATCAACAAGTCACGCTTCATCTGCGCGCTGGCGCCCGCCGCGACCGAGCAGCTGGCGCAGGAGTTCCTGCGGCGTGTCCGTGCCGAGCACCCCACCGCCACCCACAACTGCTTCGCCTATGTGATCGGCGCGGACGGCGCGGTGCAGAAGGCCGGCGACGACGGGGAACCGGGCGGCACTGCGGGAGTGCCGATGCTCCAGATGCTGCTGCGGCGGGACGTGCGGTACGTGGCGGCCGTGGTCACCCGGTACTACGGCGGCGTGAAGCTGGGGGCGGGCGGTCTGATCCGCGCCTACGGGGGCGTGGTCGGCGAGGCGCTGGACGTGGTGGGCACCGTGGTCCGGCAGCGGTTCCGGCTCGCCACCGTGACCATCGACCACCAGCGGGCCGGAAAGCTGGAGAACGACCTGCGGGCCACCGGCCGGGCGGTGCGCGAGGTGCGGTACGCCGAGGCGGTCACCATCGAGGTCGGGCTCCCCGAGGCCGACGTGGACGCGTTCCGGGCCTGGCTGGCGGACGTCACCGCGGGCGCCGCCGGGCTGGAACTCGGCGGCGAGGCGTACGGCGACGCCTGA
- a CDS encoding CoA-binding protein, producing the protein MYADERTIRRILTETGDTWAVVGLSNNRERAAYGVAEVLRRHGKRVVPVHPKAEAVQGEPGYATLADIPFPVDVVDVFVNSELAGRVADEAVAIGAKAVWFQLGVVDEEAWHRTRAAGLEMVMDRCPAIEYPKLG; encoded by the coding sequence ATGTACGCAGACGAGCGGACGATCCGCAGGATTCTCACGGAGACCGGCGACACCTGGGCGGTCGTCGGGCTCTCCAACAACCGGGAGCGCGCGGCCTACGGCGTGGCCGAGGTGCTGCGCCGGCACGGCAAGCGGGTGGTCCCGGTCCATCCCAAGGCCGAGGCGGTGCAGGGCGAGCCCGGCTACGCCACGCTCGCCGACATCCCCTTCCCGGTGGACGTGGTCGATGTCTTCGTCAACTCCGAGCTGGCCGGCCGGGTCGCCGACGAGGCGGTGGCCATCGGCGCGAAGGCGGTCTGGTTCCAGCTGGGCGTGGTGGACGAGGAGGCCTGGCACCGCACGCGGGCCGCGGGGCTGGAAATGGTCATGGACCGCTGCCCGGCGATCGAGTACCCGAAGCTGGGCTGA
- a CDS encoding YbaK/EbsC family protein — MDAFDDVRPAVERLDLLCEPVAAALRAWRGGVPVDEVRYVDTDADKADTAVLVESYGPWLLEQSANCVVVAGKRGGEVSLAACLVLSHTRVDVNGAVRRRLGARKASFAPMETALGATGMEFGGITPLGLPPDWPLLVDSAVADSPYVLIGSGSRRGKLIVPGKALAELPGAPVLEGLGV; from the coding sequence ATGGACGCGTTCGACGACGTCCGGCCGGCCGTCGAACGCCTGGACCTGCTCTGCGAGCCGGTCGCCGCCGCCCTGCGCGCCTGGCGGGGAGGTGTCCCCGTGGATGAGGTGCGGTACGTGGACACCGACGCCGACAAGGCCGACACCGCGGTCCTGGTGGAGAGCTACGGGCCCTGGCTGCTGGAGCAGTCCGCCAACTGCGTGGTGGTGGCGGGCAAGCGCGGCGGGGAGGTCTCCCTCGCCGCCTGCCTGGTCCTCTCGCACACCAGGGTGGACGTCAACGGGGCGGTGCGCCGCCGGCTCGGCGCCCGGAAGGCGTCGTTCGCCCCCATGGAGACGGCGCTCGGGGCCACCGGCATGGAGTTCGGCGGGATCACCCCTCTCGGGCTCCCGCCGGACTGGCCGCTGCTGGTGGACAGTGCCGTCGCGGACAGCCCGTACGTCCTGATCGGCAGCGGCAGCCGGCGCGGGAAGCTCATCGTGCCGGGCAAGGCGCTGGCCGAGCTGCCCGGCGCGCCGGTGCTGGAGGGGCTGGGGGTCTGA
- a CDS encoding acyltransferase, translated as MRTNQNVFSSLAAARRRAVSRAVHRGWRWMRDTGAVTAERPGPYRFRRIGTGTRLAFPPGTVFGEPWIELGDHCVIGEQVTLTAGMMPGLDLGPDPVLRLGDGVVLGRGSHVVASRPVVIERDVFCGPYVYITSDNHSYDDPEQPVGRQWPRSAPVTIGAGSWLGAGAVVLPGARLGRNVVVAAGAVVRGEVPDHAVVAGAPAKVVRRWTAAAGWQPPLRTPAPVPVPEGVTSAQLLALAEAAGRPDPVRPAE; from the coding sequence GTGCGGACAAACCAGAACGTGTTCTCATCGCTCGCCGCCGCGCGGCGCCGGGCCGTCTCCCGCGCGGTGCACCGCGGGTGGCGGTGGATGCGCGACACCGGCGCCGTCACCGCCGAGCGCCCGGGCCCGTACCGCTTCCGGCGCATCGGCACCGGTACCCGGCTCGCATTTCCGCCGGGCACGGTGTTCGGGGAGCCGTGGATCGAACTGGGCGACCACTGCGTCATCGGGGAGCAGGTCACCCTCACCGCGGGCATGATGCCCGGCCTCGACCTCGGACCCGACCCGGTCCTCCGGCTCGGCGACGGGGTGGTACTGGGCCGCGGCAGCCACGTTGTCGCCTCCCGCCCGGTGGTGATCGAGCGCGACGTGTTCTGCGGCCCGTACGTGTACATCACCTCCGACAACCACTCCTACGACGATCCGGAGCAGCCGGTCGGCCGCCAGTGGCCGCGCAGCGCACCGGTGACCATCGGGGCCGGCAGCTGGCTCGGCGCGGGCGCCGTCGTGCTGCCGGGTGCCCGTCTCGGTCGGAACGTGGTGGTCGCGGCCGGCGCCGTGGTGCGGGGCGAGGTACCGGACCACGCGGTGGTCGCCGGCGCCCCGGCGAAGGTCGTCCGCCGCTGGACCGCCGCGGCCGGCTGGCAGCCGCCGCTGCGCACCCCCGCCCCGGTCCCGGTGCCGGAGGGCGTCACCTCCGCGCAGCTGCTGGCACTCGCCGAGGCCGCCGGCCGCCCCGACCCGGTGCGGCCGGCCGAGTAG
- a CDS encoding DUF4442 domain-containing protein encodes MSQTQPSIGEMLAATVPMVRTLNLEFVETSAERAVLRLPDQPDFHNHVAGPHAGAMFTLAESASGAVVLAAFAGQLHRAVPLAVRAEIAYKKLAKGPVTASAHLGRPAAEVVAELDAGERPEFPVRIEITREDGAVTGEMTIVWTLRPNAPGR; translated from the coding sequence ATGTCACAGACCCAGCCGTCGATCGGCGAGATGCTCGCGGCCACGGTGCCCATGGTGCGCACCCTCAACCTGGAGTTCGTGGAGACCTCCGCCGAGCGCGCCGTGCTGCGCCTGCCGGACCAGCCGGACTTCCACAACCACGTCGCCGGGCCGCACGCCGGGGCGATGTTCACGCTCGCCGAGTCCGCGAGCGGGGCCGTCGTGCTCGCCGCCTTCGCCGGACAGCTGCACCGTGCGGTGCCGCTGGCGGTGCGCGCCGAGATCGCGTACAAGAAGCTCGCCAAGGGGCCCGTCACCGCCAGCGCGCACCTCGGCCGGCCGGCCGCCGAGGTGGTCGCCGAGCTGGACGCGGGCGAGCGCCCGGAGTTCCCGGTCCGCATCGAGATCACCCGGGAGGACGGGGCGGTCACCGGGGAGATGACGATCGTCTGGACGCTGCGACCGAACGCCCCCGGTCGTTGA